DNA sequence from the Actinacidiphila yeochonensis CN732 genome:
CGGGGCCGTGGACTGGGGCGAACTGCTCGCTCTCGTCGACCGGTTGCCCACGATGGTCGCGGATGTCACCGCGACCGCCGACACCATCTTCGACGCCGTGGACGCCAACGGGGACGGAGTCATCTCCCCGGAGGAGCACCGCACGCTGGTCGAGACCTGGAACGGGCAGCCCGTGGACACCTCGGGCGTCTTCGAACTGCTCGACCTGAACGGCGACGGCCACCTCAGCCGCGAGGAGTTCGCCCTGCTGTGGCGCCAGTTCTGGATCAGCGACGACCCCGCAGAGCCGGGAAACCTGCTCTGCGGTCGCTTCCCCGGGTAGGCCCGGCCGGTACAGCCGGCGACCGCTCGGGCGCCCCTCCCCTCGGTGGGCCGGTCCCGTGGTGATGGGACCGGCTGGCCGAGGCGGGGGGGGCGGCTACCGCTGGGGGCCGGCCTTGAAGGTGCGGCGGGCCCACAGGTAGCCGACCAGGGAGAGCCCGGCGCACCAGGCGAGGGCGATGGCGGCGTTGCTGCCTATCCCGGTGCCGAGCCACAGTCCGCGCAGGGTCTCGATGATCGGGGTGAAGGGCTGGTACTCGGCGAACCAGCGCAGGCCGGTGGGCATGGAGCCGGTCGGCACGATGGCGCTGCCGAGGAAGGGCATGAACGTCAGCGGCATCGGGATGTTGCTGGCGGACTCCGGGTTCTGCGCGATCAGGCCGATACCGGCGGAGATCCAGGTGAGGGCCAGGGTGAGTACGGCCAGCAGTCCGATGGCCGCGAGCCACTCGACCGGCGTCGCGTTGGGACGGAAGCCCGTCAGGAGGGCGACGCCGATGACGAGGGTGGCGCTGGTCATCGTCTGGAGCACGCCGCTGACCACGTGGCCGGTCAGGAACGCGCCCCGGGAGATCGGCATCGTACGGAAGCGGTTGACGATGCCCTCGGTCTTGTCGACGCACACGCTGATCGCGGTGGTGAGGGCGCCGGAGGTGACGGCCATCAGGATGATGCCGGGCGCCAGGTAGTCGATGTAGTGGCCGCCGCCGGTGGACTGGGTGCTGATGCCGGCGCCCAGGGCCCTGCCGAAGACGTAGTTGAACAGCAGCAGCACCATGACCGGCATGATGACGACGGTGAGCGTCAGGGACGGGTAGCGCAGCGCCTTCTTGAGGTTGCGCCGCAGCATCGTCCTGGCGTCGCGCGCCGCGTAGGACACGGAGGCGGAGACCGCGGCGGGCGCGGAGGCGGGCACGGTGGCGGGCGTGATGGCCATCAGACGTTCTCCTTCTGCGGTGCTGCGAGGTCGGCCGTGTCGGCGGGACGGGGGCGGCCGGTGAGGGTCAGGAAGACGTCGTCCAGGTCGGGCGTGTGCATGGTGAGCGACTCGGCCTGGACGGCGACGGACTCCAGGACGTCGAGCACGGCCCGCAGGTTGGGGATGGAGCCGTCGCTGGGGATCTGGAGGGTGAGGGTGTCCTCGTCGCGGGTGGCGACGCCGAATGCGCTCGCTGCGGTCCCCAGCCCCTCGGGATCGGCGAACCGGACCTTGATGTGGCCGCCGGGGATGAGCCGCTTCAGCTCCTCGGGGGTGCCCTCGGCGATGAGCCTGCCGTTGTCCAACACGGCGATGCGGTCGGCGAGCCGGTCGGCCTCGTCGAGGTACTGGGTGGTCAGGAAGATGGTCACGCCGCCGGCGACGAGGCCCCGGATGATCTCCCACATGGTGCGCCGGCTGCGCGGGTCGAGCCCTGTGGTGGGCTCGTCGAGGAAGATGATCCGCGGGTCGCCGACGAGGGTCATCGCCAGGTCGAGCTTGCGCCGCATGCCGCCGGAGAAGGTGGTGGCGGTCTTGCCCGCCACCTCGGTGAGGTCGAAGCGGCGCAGCAGTTCCTCGGTGCGCCGCCTGCCCTCGCGCCGGTCGAGGTGGTGCAGGTCCGCCATGAGGAGCAGGTTCTCCTCGGCGGTCAGCAGGTTGTCGACGGCCGAGAACTGGCCGGTCACGCCGATCGCGGCGCGCACCCCGTCCGGGGACGCGGCGACGTCGTGGCCGGCGACCCGGGCCTGCCCGGCGTCGGCGCTGAGGAGCGTGGACAGGATCTCCACCGTGGTGGTCTTGCCGGCACCGTTCGGCCCGAGCAGCGCGAAGACGGTGCCCTCGGCGATGGTCAGGTCGATGCCGTCGAGCACGAGCTTTTCACCGTAGGACTTGCGCAGGCCGGTGGCGGTGATCGCCGGCACCGGCGCGTTCGCGGCGATCGGCGCGGACGTCTGGGGTGCGGTCATTGCCGCTTTCCTTTCAACGGTGGAGATACGGACGGGGTTGGTGAACCGGAGTCGGGGCTGAGGGGCAGGGGTGCCCGGGGCCGGAGCCCGGAACCCCGGGGCCGGCGGTCGGAGGCCGGCCCCAGGCAGGTGCTCGGGGTGCTCGGGGTGCTCGGGGTCAGGAGCGGCTGATGACGATGTCGCCGGCCGAGGTCCGCGCACGCACCTCGACGGTCTCGTCGGAGTCGGCGGGGCCGTCGGAGGCGCCGAGCGAGTTGCGGATGGTGCCGTACTTGGTGTTCACGTCGAGCCAGGCCGCGGTGCCCTCGTGGATGCCGACTTCGAGGTTGCCGACGGCGGTGCGCAGGTCGACGCGGCCGCGGGTCACGTCGCCGACGCGGATGCCGCCGTTGGAGGAGGCGGCTTCGACCCCGGCGTGCGCGGTGCCCACCTCGATGCGTCCGTTGGCGGACTTGGCGCCGACGTTGCTGTGCGCGATGCCCACGGAGATGTCGCCGTTGGCCGCGTTGGTCTTCAGGTCGCCGGTGACCTCGC
Encoded proteins:
- a CDS encoding EF-hand domain-containing protein; translation: MASAFQERKLRGMFDAFDADGDGCLREEDFRALVARWSLLPAVGPGTEVRARVETLLMGWWATLLEAGDANGDGAVDWGELLALVDRLPTMVADVTATADTIFDAVDANGDGVISPEEHRTLVETWNGQPVDTSGVFELLDLNGDGHLSREEFALLWRQFWISDDPAEPGNLLCGRFPG
- a CDS encoding ATP-binding cassette domain-containing protein; this translates as MTAPQTSAPIAANAPVPAITATGLRKSYGEKLVLDGIDLTIAEGTVFALLGPNGAGKTTTVEILSTLLSADAGQARVAGHDVAASPDGVRAAIGVTGQFSAVDNLLTAEENLLLMADLHHLDRREGRRRTEELLRRFDLTEVAGKTATTFSGGMRRKLDLAMTLVGDPRIIFLDEPTTGLDPRSRRTMWEIIRGLVAGGVTIFLTTQYLDEADRLADRIAVLDNGRLIAEGTPEELKRLIPGGHIKVRFADPEGLGTAASAFGVATRDEDTLTLQIPSDGSIPNLRAVLDVLESVAVQAESLTMHTPDLDDVFLTLTGRPRPADTADLAAPQKENV
- a CDS encoding ABC transporter permease, producing the protein MAITPATVPASAPAAVSASVSYAARDARTMLRRNLKKALRYPSLTLTVVIMPVMVLLLFNYVFGRALGAGISTQSTGGGHYIDYLAPGIILMAVTSGALTTAISVCVDKTEGIVNRFRTMPISRGAFLTGHVVSGVLQTMTSATLVIGVALLTGFRPNATPVEWLAAIGLLAVLTLALTWISAGIGLIAQNPESASNIPMPLTFMPFLGSAIVPTGSMPTGLRWFAEYQPFTPIIETLRGLWLGTGIGSNAAIALAWCAGLSLVGYLWARRTFKAGPQR